In one window of Photorhabdus laumondii subsp. laumondii DNA:
- the artM gene encoding arginine ABC transporter permease ArtM: protein MLEYIQQILPGLQTSLSLTVTALLAAFMMSVLFTMVLTMKLPVLTQLVKAYITLFTGTPLLVQFFLIYYGPGQFPAIKAYPWLWQLLSEPWLCAMVTLALNSAAYSTLLFYGAVKAIPAGQWQSCQALGMSKAQSMQILLPYAFKRALSSYSNEVVLIFKSTSLASTITLLEVMGYSQLLFGRNYDVMAFIAAGVIYLCVNGILTLLMRIIERRALAFERHN, encoded by the coding sequence ATGCTTGAGTATATTCAACAAATTTTACCCGGTCTGCAAACCAGTCTAAGCCTGACCGTCACAGCGCTCCTTGCTGCTTTCATGATGTCTGTTCTGTTCACTATGGTTCTGACCATGAAATTGCCGGTACTGACACAACTGGTAAAAGCCTACATTACCCTGTTTACCGGTACACCTTTGCTCGTGCAATTCTTTCTCATTTATTACGGGCCTGGGCAGTTTCCAGCCATAAAAGCGTACCCGTGGCTTTGGCAATTACTGTCTGAGCCTTGGCTGTGCGCAATGGTAACGCTGGCGCTTAACAGTGCGGCATACTCGACTCTGCTATTCTATGGCGCAGTAAAAGCTATTCCTGCGGGTCAATGGCAATCTTGTCAGGCATTAGGCATGTCTAAAGCACAATCTATGCAGATCTTGCTACCCTATGCTTTTAAACGGGCGTTATCTTCCTATTCCAACGAAGTTGTATTGATTTTCAAGAGTACTTCTCTCGCAAGTACGATTACTTTGCTGGAAGTAATGGGATACAGTCAGCTTCTATTTGGCCGCAATTATGATGTGATGGCTTTTATAGCCGCAGGGGTGATTTATCTATGTGTTAACGGTATCCTGACTTTGCTGATGCGGATAATTGAACGCCGTGCACTTGCTTTTGAGCGCCATAACTAA
- the artQ gene encoding arginine ABC transporter permease ArtQ → MNEFQSLTSAAGITVGLAVSALVLGLILAMLFAAWESARWKPFAILGTCWVTLFRGLPEILVVLFVYFGASQLLMTLADGFDINLIFWHSRIQIDIQDFYVSPFLCGVIALSLLYSAYASQTLRGAIKAIPIGQWEAGQALGLGRAEIFFRLIMPQMWRHALPGLGNQWLVLLKDTALVSLISVNDLMQQTKSIATRTQEPFTWYMIVALIYLAITLISQFILKKIEMHTTRFDRSAP, encoded by the coding sequence ATGAATGAATTCCAATCTCTAACAAGCGCCGCCGGCATCACCGTCGGCCTTGCCGTGTCTGCATTAGTGCTTGGTCTGATTTTAGCGATGCTATTTGCTGCCTGGGAATCAGCCCGTTGGAAACCCTTCGCCATACTTGGCACCTGTTGGGTCACTCTGTTCAGAGGATTGCCAGAAATTTTGGTCGTGCTGTTCGTTTACTTCGGTGCATCACAACTTCTCATGACACTGGCTGATGGCTTTGACATTAATCTTATCTTCTGGCACTCCAGAATTCAGATAGATATCCAAGACTTTTATGTCAGCCCATTCCTTTGTGGTGTCATTGCACTTTCCCTACTCTACTCTGCCTATGCATCCCAGACACTCCGTGGTGCGATAAAAGCCATTCCGATTGGCCAATGGGAAGCCGGTCAAGCATTAGGTCTTGGTCGCGCTGAAATATTTTTCCGCCTGATCATGCCTCAAATGTGGCGACATGCTCTACCAGGGCTCGGTAACCAATGGTTAGTTTTGTTGAAAGATACCGCACTGGTATCGCTTATCAGTGTGAATGATCTCATGCAGCAAACCAAAAGCATTGCCACACGCACTCAGGAACCCTTTACCTGGTATATGATTGTGGCGCTTATCTATCTGGCTATCACTCTGATCAGTCAGTTTATTCTAAAGAAAATTGAGATGCATACCACTCGCTTTGATCGGAGTGCTCCCTGA
- the artJ gene encoding arginine ABC transporter substrate-binding protein encodes MKKLLFAALLGTVALSATATEKEIIRFATEATYPPFEFIDANNKIQGFDVDLANAICEKINATCTFTNQSFDSLIPSLKFRRFDALAAGIDITPERQKQVDFTNTYYDNSAVFISVKGKVSSTAELKGKLVGIQNGTTHQKYLMEQRKEIKTVPYDSYQNAILDLKNGRLDAVFGDTAVVNEWLKKNENLSTVGNKVTDKNYFGIGLGIAVRKGNKDLQDKLNKALADIKRDGTYDIIYEKWFK; translated from the coding sequence ATGAAAAAACTACTTTTTGCAGCCCTCTTAGGCACCGTAGCTTTATCTGCAACCGCCACGGAAAAAGAGATCATTCGTTTTGCCACAGAAGCCACTTACCCTCCGTTTGAGTTCATCGATGCAAATAATAAAATTCAGGGTTTTGATGTCGATTTGGCCAATGCCATCTGTGAGAAAATTAATGCAACATGTACCTTCACTAACCAATCCTTTGACAGCTTAATCCCCAGTCTGAAATTCCGTCGCTTCGACGCTTTAGCCGCAGGGATTGATATCACCCCTGAACGCCAAAAGCAGGTTGATTTTACTAACACTTATTACGATAACTCCGCGGTTTTTATCTCCGTTAAAGGCAAAGTCTCCAGCACCGCAGAGCTGAAAGGCAAACTTGTGGGTATCCAGAATGGTACAACTCACCAGAAGTATCTGATGGAACAACGAAAAGAGATTAAAACCGTTCCTTATGACAGCTATCAAAATGCAATTCTGGATCTGAAAAATGGCCGTCTGGATGCCGTTTTCGGTGACACTGCCGTTGTTAACGAGTGGCTGAAAAAGAATGAAAACTTAAGTACCGTAGGTAACAAAGTCACTGACAAAAATTACTTTGGCATCGGCTTAGGTATTGCAGTGCGTAAAGGTAACAAAGATCTACAAGATAAGCTGAATAAAGCACTCGCTGACATCAAACGAGATGGCACTTATGACATCATCTATGAAAAATGGTTTAAATAA
- the artP gene encoding arginine ABC transporter ATP-binding protein ArtP: protein MSIQLKSIDCYYGVHQALFDINLECSSGETMVLLGPSGAGKSTLLRVLNLLEIPRSGQLHIANHQFDFEQTPGTKEIRSLRQNVGMVFQQYHLWPHLTVMDNLIEAPCRVLGLSKQQAQKKADKLLSRLRLDDFAGRFPQHLSGGQQQRVAIARALMMEPQVLLFDEPTAALDPEITAQVVNIIHELSATGITQIIVTHEVEIARKAASRVVYMENGHIIEQGDISHFTQPQTKAFANYLSH, encoded by the coding sequence ATGAGTATTCAATTAAAAAGCATCGATTGCTATTACGGTGTCCATCAGGCACTGTTTGATATTAATCTTGAATGTTCTTCAGGGGAAACGATGGTTTTGCTCGGGCCAAGTGGTGCAGGTAAAAGTACATTGTTACGAGTACTAAACCTGCTAGAAATACCTCGCTCCGGCCAGTTGCATATTGCTAATCATCAATTCGATTTCGAACAAACACCGGGAACAAAGGAGATTCGTTCTCTACGCCAGAACGTAGGTATGGTTTTTCAGCAATATCACTTGTGGCCACACCTTACTGTTATGGATAACCTGATCGAAGCGCCTTGTCGCGTACTGGGTTTATCCAAGCAACAAGCGCAGAAAAAAGCGGATAAGCTCCTTTCCCGTTTGCGCTTAGATGATTTTGCTGGCCGCTTCCCACAACATTTATCTGGAGGGCAACAGCAACGGGTTGCTATTGCACGAGCATTAATGATGGAACCACAAGTTTTATTATTTGATGAACCAACAGCAGCGCTGGACCCAGAAATTACAGCACAGGTTGTCAATATCATCCATGAATTATCCGCTACGGGTATTACACAGATTATCGTTACCCATGAAGTGGAAATCGCCCGTAAGGCCGCAAGCCGTGTCGTATATATGGAAAACGGCCACATTATAGAACAAGGTGACATCAGCCATTTTACGCAACCACAAACCAAAGCCTTTGCTAATTATCTATCACACTAA
- a CDS encoding lysine exporter LysO family protein: MYSGLLIILLPLTLGYLTHLNNKTLLSAVHHLLNAMVYIILFLMGISLALLDDLGRNLFSIFQYAITFFLCIFTANMLALFLLEKHDPWVVSPHKQDKPPSRLHMIFESLKLCGVLILGFLFGLTGWSWLHFSNHASEIALIVLLLLVGIQLRNNGMSLKQILLNRRGTIIAIVIAVSALTGGAIAALILGLPVKTGLALASGYGWYSLSGILLSDAYGPVIGSAAFFNDLARELAAIMLIPVLINRYRSSALGLSGATSMDFTLPILQRCGGVSIVPAAIVHGFILSLLAPLLIAFFT; encoded by the coding sequence ATGTACTCTGGGCTACTGATCATTCTTTTGCCGTTAACGCTAGGCTATCTTACCCATTTAAATAATAAGACACTGTTAAGTGCTGTTCATCACCTTCTTAACGCAATGGTCTATATCATCCTGTTTTTAATGGGAATTAGCCTGGCTTTGTTGGACGATTTAGGCCGTAACCTCTTCTCTATCTTTCAATATGCGATAACATTTTTTTTATGTATTTTTACAGCTAATATGCTAGCGTTATTCCTGCTTGAAAAACATGATCCTTGGGTTGTTAGTCCGCATAAACAGGACAAACCCCCTTCCCGTTTACATATGATTTTTGAATCACTGAAATTATGTGGTGTACTGATTTTAGGTTTCCTATTTGGGCTCACTGGCTGGTCATGGTTGCACTTCTCCAATCATGCCAGTGAAATTGCTTTAATCGTTTTATTGTTACTCGTCGGTATTCAATTACGTAACAATGGTATGAGCCTGAAACAGATATTGCTAAACCGCCGCGGTACCATTATTGCAATTGTCATTGCTGTCAGTGCGCTTACCGGAGGTGCAATTGCCGCACTTATTCTTGGGCTGCCAGTGAAAACAGGTTTAGCATTGGCTTCCGGTTACGGTTGGTATTCCCTTTCTGGCATCTTACTTTCTGATGCTTACGGACCAGTCATCGGCAGTGCTGCATTCTTTAATGACCTGGCTCGCGAACTGGCGGCAATTATGCTAATTCCGGTTCTAATCAATCGATATCGCTCAAGCGCTCTAGGATTAAGTGGTGCCACTTCGATGGATTTCACCTTGCCAATATTACAACGGTGCGGTGGCGTCAGTATTGTTCCAGCAGCGATAGTTCACGGTTTCATCCTGAGTTTGCTCGCACCTTTACTGATCGCATTCTTTACTTAA
- the macA gene encoding macrolide transporter subunit MacA, protein MNFIRSKRRWIVLLTIVTVITLVLGHFLRGPETIKYQTVPVIKGDLEKNVLATGKLDAVRKVDVGAQVSGQLQNLHVEVGDKVVEGQLLALIDPKPAQNQVKEVEATIKELNADLIEAKAQLKLAQLTLKRQNNLAKVQAVSLQELDQVKTDVEVKRAKIENLLAQISKNQASLDTAQTNLQYTRITAPMDGIVVNIKTLQGQTVIAAQEAPTILTLADLGTMLVKAEVSEADVIYLKPGQKASFTVLGAPDKNFPGVLKDILPTPEKINDAIFFYARFEVANPQQLLRLQMTAQVKIQLDSYRDTLMIPLSALGKQITPTRYEVDILNGGKEEKREVTVGVRNDVNIQILSGLKEHEQVITGHSEAGDE, encoded by the coding sequence ATGAATTTTATTCGTTCGAAACGTCGATGGATTGTGTTGTTAACTATTGTGACAGTTATCACATTGGTTCTGGGTCATTTTCTGCGTGGGCCAGAAACAATTAAATATCAGACAGTCCCTGTCATTAAAGGTGATTTGGAAAAAAATGTATTGGCAACGGGGAAACTGGATGCGGTCAGGAAAGTGGATGTTGGTGCACAGGTGAGTGGTCAGTTGCAGAATTTGCATGTTGAAGTGGGCGATAAGGTGGTAGAGGGCCAGCTACTGGCTTTGATTGATCCTAAGCCTGCACAAAACCAAGTAAAAGAAGTTGAAGCTACGATCAAAGAACTCAACGCTGATCTGATAGAAGCCAAGGCACAATTGAAATTAGCACAGCTTACATTAAAGCGTCAGAACAATCTGGCAAAAGTGCAGGCGGTCTCTCTCCAGGAATTGGATCAGGTTAAAACAGACGTTGAAGTGAAAAGAGCGAAGATAGAGAATTTGCTGGCACAAATCAGTAAAAATCAAGCAAGCCTTGATACTGCTCAGACTAATTTGCAATACACCCGGATTACCGCACCAATGGATGGCATTGTTGTCAATATTAAAACGCTTCAGGGGCAAACAGTCATTGCGGCACAGGAAGCCCCGACCATTCTGACATTAGCTGATCTTGGCACGATGTTGGTAAAAGCGGAAGTTTCGGAGGCGGATGTTATTTACCTGAAACCGGGTCAGAAGGCCTCTTTTACCGTATTAGGCGCACCGGATAAAAATTTTCCTGGTGTGTTGAAGGATATTTTGCCGACGCCAGAAAAGATTAATGATGCGATTTTCTTCTATGCGCGCTTTGAGGTGGCTAATCCCCAGCAACTTTTGCGTTTGCAAATGACTGCGCAGGTGAAAATTCAACTCGATTCCTATCGTGACACATTAATGATCCCGCTTTCTGCTTTGGGTAAACAGATTACACCGACTCGCTATGAGGTGGATATCCTGAATGGGGGTAAAGAAGAGAAACGGGAAGTGACTGTTGGTGTACGCAATGATGTAAATATACAAATTCTGTCTGGTCTGAAAGAGCATGAGCAGGTGATTACCGGTCATAGTGAAGCAGGGGATGAGTAA
- the macB gene encoding macrolide ABC transporter ATP-binding protein/permease MacB, whose translation MNALLELKGIERSYPAGEQQIKVLDDVTLSIYAGEMVAIIGASGSGKSTLMNILGCLDQPSNGEYRVAGQNVAELNNDELAALRREHFGFIFQRYHLLTHLTAEQNVEIPAIYAGAAKAARRQRAIELLGRLGLEDRIYYQPGQLSGGQQQRVSIARALMNGGQVILADEPTGALDSHSGEEVMAILKQLCEQGHTVIIVTHDPKIAAQAQRIIEIKDGHIMSDSGTQVSRKITQTPSLTSKISSIRQIFGRFNEALFMAWRAMVVNKMRTLLTMLGIIIGIASVVTILVIGDAARASVLSDIKEIATNTIDIYPGEDFGIDDPVSKQALKIADADAIKVQPYILAVSPEIEGQMRLRKGNIDVSSKVTGVGDEYFQVYALRFAQGIGFSLDMIRRQGQVVVIDKNTQRKLFPHQKNVIGEVILVGNMPATIVGVIANRESAFGNSKLLHIWLPYSTMTSRLMNRSYLDSITVRVKDDYNSKDAEKMIVQLLTLRHGKKDIFTDNVDMLVKAAEKTAHTLQLFLTMVAVISLIVGGIGVMNIMLVSVTERTREIGIRMAVGARTSDVRQQFLIEAILVCLVGGVLGIGLSYTIAFIAQLALPGWHFVFQPIALLSAFACSTAIGVIFGFLPARNAARLDPIEALARE comes from the coding sequence ATGAATGCGTTACTTGAGCTGAAAGGTATAGAGCGCAGCTATCCCGCTGGGGAGCAACAGATAAAAGTACTGGATGATGTCACCTTGTCTATTTACGCGGGAGAGATGGTCGCGATTATTGGTGCGTCAGGCTCGGGTAAATCGACACTGATGAATATTCTTGGTTGTCTTGATCAACCCAGTAACGGTGAATACCGGGTCGCGGGACAGAATGTTGCTGAACTGAATAATGATGAATTAGCAGCGCTGAGACGGGAACATTTTGGCTTTATTTTTCAGCGTTATCATTTGCTGACTCATTTAACCGCGGAACAGAATGTGGAAATTCCCGCTATTTACGCGGGAGCCGCTAAAGCAGCACGTCGCCAGAGAGCAATAGAGTTGCTTGGTCGTTTAGGGCTTGAAGATCGAATCTACTATCAGCCAGGGCAACTTTCTGGTGGACAGCAGCAGAGAGTCAGTATCGCCAGGGCATTGATGAATGGTGGTCAGGTCATTTTGGCTGATGAACCAACTGGGGCGTTGGATAGCCACTCCGGCGAAGAGGTGATGGCTATTCTCAAACAACTGTGTGAACAGGGGCATACCGTCATTATTGTCACTCATGATCCGAAAATTGCGGCGCAGGCACAACGAATTATTGAGATCAAGGATGGTCACATTATGAGTGACTCTGGTACGCAAGTGAGTAGAAAAATCACTCAAACTCCGTCGTTAACATCAAAAATATCGTCGATACGCCAGATCTTTGGGCGGTTTAATGAAGCTTTATTCATGGCATGGCGGGCAATGGTTGTCAACAAGATGCGTACCTTACTGACCATGTTGGGGATTATTATTGGTATTGCTTCTGTTGTGACTATTTTGGTTATCGGAGATGCGGCTAGGGCATCGGTGTTATCCGATATTAAAGAGATTGCCACGAACACCATTGATATTTATCCGGGAGAAGATTTCGGCATTGATGATCCGGTCAGTAAGCAGGCGTTGAAAATAGCGGATGCAGATGCGATTAAAGTGCAGCCCTATATTCTGGCTGTTTCTCCTGAAATTGAGGGTCAAATGCGTCTTCGCAAAGGGAACATTGATGTCTCTTCGAAAGTGACTGGTGTGGGTGATGAATATTTTCAGGTTTATGCTCTGCGTTTTGCCCAAGGGATAGGGTTCTCATTGGATATGATACGCCGTCAGGGGCAAGTTGTGGTTATTGATAAAAATACCCAGCGTAAGCTGTTTCCTCATCAGAAAAATGTGATTGGGGAGGTGATCCTGGTGGGTAATATGCCGGCCACGATTGTGGGGGTGATAGCTAACAGAGAATCTGCATTTGGTAATAGCAAATTACTGCATATCTGGTTGCCTTATAGCACAATGACCAGCCGTCTGATGAACCGAAGTTATCTGGACTCAATTACTGTTAGAGTAAAGGATGATTATAACTCTAAGGATGCAGAAAAGATGATTGTTCAGTTGCTGACTTTACGCCACGGCAAAAAGGATATTTTCACCGATAACGTGGACATGTTGGTAAAAGCTGCGGAAAAGACGGCCCATACTTTACAACTGTTTTTGACGATGGTGGCAGTAATTTCACTGATAGTTGGCGGTATTGGCGTCATGAATATTATGTTAGTTTCGGTGACTGAACGTACAAGAGAAATCGGTATCCGTATGGCGGTAGGGGCCAGAACCAGTGATGTGAGGCAACAGTTTTTGATAGAAGCTATCTTAGTTTGTCTGGTTGGCGGTGTTTTAGGCATTGGGTTGTCTTATACGATTGCATTTATTGCTCAACTGGCACTACCCGGTTGGCATTTTGTTTTCCAGCCCATTGCATTACTCAGTGCGTTCGCCTGTTCTACCGCAATTGGGGTGATATTTGGGTTTCTACCGGCCCGTAATGCTGCTCGTCTTGATCCAATCGAAGCGTTGGCAAGAGAATAA
- the cspD gene encoding cold shock-like protein CspD — protein METGTVKWFNNAKGFGFICPASGGEDIFAHYSTIQMDGYRTLKAGQKVNFSVHLGPKGNHASIIVPLENEPKG, from the coding sequence ATGGAGACAGGTACTGTTAAGTGGTTCAATAATGCTAAGGGTTTTGGGTTTATTTGCCCGGCAAGCGGCGGAGAAGATATATTCGCTCATTACTCAACCATTCAGATGGACGGTTACCGGACGCTGAAAGCGGGCCAAAAGGTGAATTTCAGCGTTCACCTAGGACCAAAGGGAAATCATGCCAGTATTATTGTTCCTCTTGAAAACGAACCCAAAGGCTAA
- the clpS gene encoding ATP-dependent Clp protease adapter ClpS yields the protein MNEYHNSLKSKESVKDERQQKLQPPSMYQVILNNDDYTPMEFVVDVLRKFFSYDIERATQLMLDVHYQGKAVCGVYTAEVAETKAAQVNMYAKEYGHPLLCTLEKV from the coding sequence ATGAACGAGTATCATAACAGTTTGAAAAGTAAGGAATCTGTTAAGGATGAGCGACAGCAAAAATTGCAGCCGCCGTCAATGTATCAGGTCATTCTTAACAATGATGATTACACTCCGATGGAGTTTGTAGTTGACGTATTACGAAAGTTCTTTTCTTATGATATTGAACGGGCAACGCAATTAATGTTGGATGTCCATTATCAAGGGAAGGCTGTTTGTGGGGTTTATACTGCTGAGGTGGCAGAAACTAAAGCAGCCCAGGTAAATATGTATGCCAAGGAGTATGGGCATCCATTACTTTGTACGCTGGAAAAAGTCTGA
- the clpA gene encoding ATP-dependent Clp protease ATP-binding subunit ClpA, with the protein MLNQELELSLNIAFAKARDNRHEFMTVEHLLLALLSNSSAREALEACKVNLAQLRKELENFISQTTPLLPENDERETQPTLSFQRVLQRAVFHVQSSGRSEVSGANVLVAIFSEQESQAAYLLRKHDVSRLDVVNFISHGTQKEDSESDHQETGTQSAEEQLTGEDRLENFTTNLNQLAQRGQIDPLIGRQDELERTIQVLCRRRKNNPLLVGESGVGKTAIAEGLAWRIVQKDVPEVMADCTIYSLDIGSLLAGTKYRGDFEKRFKALLKTLEQDRKSILFIDEIHTIIGAGAASGGQVDAANLIKPLLSSGRIRVIGSTTYHEFSNIFEKDRALARRFQKIDIVEPSPEETVQIIRGLRPKYEAHHDVRYTTKAIRAAVDLSVKYITDRHLPDKAIDVIDEAGARTRLVPISRRKKTINVSDIEFVVARIARIPEKTVSASDKDVLRTLDERLKMLVFGQDSAIAALTEAIKMSRAGLGQDNKPVGSFLLAGPTGVGKTEVTVQLAKVLNIKLLRFDMSEYMERHTVSRLIGAPPGYVGFDQGGLLTDAVIKHPHSVLLLDEIEKAHPDVFNLLLQVMDNGTLTDNNGRKADFRNVILVMTTNAGVRETQRKSIGFKQQDNSSDAMEEIKKVFTPEFRNRLDGIIWFNTLSIEVIQQVVDKFIVALQAQLDEKGVSLEVSADARQWLCDKGYDKAMGARPMARVIQDSLKKPLANELLFGSLVHGGSVSIGLDKAKRILTYDFSNAYKQKPEDVVH; encoded by the coding sequence ATGCTCAACCAAGAGCTTGAACTTAGTCTTAATATTGCCTTTGCTAAAGCACGGGATAACAGACACGAGTTTATGACCGTGGAGCACCTATTGCTGGCGTTGTTAAGCAATTCATCAGCGCGTGAAGCATTGGAAGCCTGCAAGGTCAATCTGGCTCAATTGCGTAAGGAGCTGGAGAATTTTATTTCACAAACGACACCGTTGTTACCTGAAAATGATGAGCGGGAGACTCAGCCAACGTTGAGCTTCCAACGTGTTCTTCAGCGCGCGGTATTTCATGTTCAATCCTCTGGGCGTTCAGAGGTTTCTGGTGCTAATGTGCTGGTGGCTATCTTTAGCGAACAGGAGTCTCAAGCGGCTTATTTGCTGCGTAAACATGATGTGAGTCGTCTGGACGTGGTTAATTTCATTTCTCACGGAACTCAAAAAGAGGACTCGGAATCGGATCATCAGGAGACGGGCACGCAATCAGCAGAAGAGCAGCTTACAGGAGAGGATCGGTTGGAAAATTTTACAACTAACCTTAATCAACTCGCTCAAAGAGGACAGATTGATCCATTGATTGGCCGCCAGGATGAGTTAGAAAGAACAATTCAGGTATTGTGTCGCCGCCGAAAAAATAACCCATTGTTGGTCGGAGAGTCGGGGGTTGGTAAGACAGCCATTGCAGAAGGGCTGGCGTGGCGGATTGTGCAAAAAGATGTACCGGAAGTGATGGCTGATTGTACGATTTATTCGCTGGATATTGGTTCATTGCTAGCGGGAACTAAATATCGTGGCGATTTTGAGAAGCGCTTCAAAGCATTGTTAAAAACCCTTGAGCAGGATAGAAAAAGTATTCTATTTATAGATGAAATCCATACCATTATCGGTGCGGGGGCTGCGTCAGGGGGGCAGGTCGATGCGGCTAATCTGATTAAGCCATTGTTATCCAGTGGACGTATCAGAGTGATTGGTTCTACGACCTATCATGAATTCAGTAATATTTTTGAAAAAGATCGGGCGTTAGCGCGTCGTTTTCAGAAGATTGATATTGTTGAGCCTTCACCCGAAGAGACGGTACAGATTATTAGAGGGTTGCGGCCAAAATATGAGGCGCACCATGATGTACGTTATACCACGAAAGCTATCCGTGCTGCGGTTGATTTATCGGTGAAATACATTACTGATCGCCACTTACCGGATAAGGCGATCGATGTGATTGATGAAGCTGGGGCGCGTACCCGTCTGGTGCCGATTAGTCGCCGTAAAAAAACGATTAATGTGTCGGATATTGAATTCGTCGTTGCCCGGATTGCCCGGATTCCTGAAAAAACCGTTTCTGCCAGTGATAAAGATGTTCTAAGAACATTGGATGAGCGGCTGAAAATGTTGGTATTCGGTCAAGATAGCGCGATTGCGGCATTGACCGAAGCCATTAAGATGAGTCGTGCAGGGTTGGGGCAGGATAATAAACCGGTGGGTTCTTTCCTACTTGCAGGTCCGACAGGCGTAGGGAAAACGGAAGTCACCGTACAGCTTGCTAAGGTGTTGAATATCAAATTATTGCGTTTTGATATGTCAGAATATATGGAGCGCCACACAGTAAGTCGTTTAATTGGTGCACCACCGGGATATGTTGGTTTTGATCAAGGAGGATTGCTTACGGATGCGGTGATTAAACATCCTCATTCCGTATTGCTGCTTGATGAGATTGAAAAAGCACATCCAGATGTATTTAACCTGTTATTGCAAGTCATGGATAACGGTACGCTGACTGATAACAACGGGCGCAAAGCGGATTTTCGTAACGTCATTTTAGTCATGACAACGAATGCGGGGGTACGTGAAACACAACGCAAATCCATTGGATTTAAGCAGCAGGATAACAGCTCCGATGCAATGGAAGAAATTAAGAAAGTGTTTACACCGGAATTCCGTAACCGTCTTGATGGTATCATCTGGTTTAATACGCTTTCTATTGAAGTCATTCAGCAGGTAGTTGATAAGTTCATTGTCGCCTTGCAAGCACAATTGGATGAAAAAGGCGTTTCGCTGGAGGTCAGTGCGGATGCTCGTCAATGGCTATGTGATAAAGGCTATGATAAAGCAATGGGTGCTCGCCCAATGGCGCGGGTCATTCAGGATAGCTTGAAAAAACCGTTGGCAAATGAACTCCTATTCGGCTCATTAGTTCACGGTGGCTCGGTGAGTATTGGCCTGGATAAGGCAAAACGCATACTGACCTACGATTTCAGCAATGCTTATAAGCAGAAACCGGAAGATGTAGTGCACTAA
- the infA gene encoding translation initiation factor IF-1 — protein MAKEDNIEMQGTVLDTLPNTMFRVELENGHVVTAHISGKMRKNYIRILTGDKVTVELTPYDLSKGRIVFRSR, from the coding sequence ATGGCCAAAGAAGACAATATTGAAATGCAAGGTACTGTGCTAGACACACTACCAAACACTATGTTCCGCGTTGAATTAGAAAACGGGCACGTAGTCACTGCTCACATTTCAGGTAAAATGCGTAAAAACTATATTCGCATCCTGACAGGCGACAAGGTTACAGTTGAGCTGACCCCATATGACCTGAGCAAAGGCCGTATCGTCTTCCGTAGCCGCTGA